The following proteins are encoded in a genomic region of Galbibacter sp. BG1:
- a CDS encoding DUF5606 domain-containing protein, which translates to MGLDKILAISGKPGLYELKAQTRSGFVAESLIDGKKISVGLRNNVSLLSEIAIYTLTEEVPLREVFKKIKEKENGGKTSVSHKESKIKLEEYFFEVLPDYDEDKVYLSDIKKVIQWYNLLLEKGITDFEAPEEKEENTKEEESE; encoded by the coding sequence ATGGGCTTAGATAAAATATTAGCCATTTCGGGTAAACCGGGACTTTATGAATTAAAAGCACAAACCAGATCTGGATTTGTAGCAGAATCTTTAATAGATGGGAAAAAAATTAGTGTGGGTTTACGTAATAATGTAAGCTTGCTTTCAGAAATTGCCATTTATACGTTGACGGAAGAGGTGCCGCTTCGTGAGGTTTTTAAAAAGATTAAGGAGAAAGAAAATGGAGGTAAAACTTCTGTAAGTCACAAAGAGTCTAAAATTAAATTGGAAGAATATTTCTTTGAAGTTCTTCCAGATTACGATGAAGATAAAGTGTACCTAAGTGATATTAAAAAAGTGATTCAATGGTATAATTTGCTGTTGGAAAAAGGTATTACAGATTTCGAAGCCCCTGAGGAAAAAGAAGAAAACACAAAAGAAGAAGAGTCAGAATAG
- the def gene encoding peptide deformylase, with the protein MILPIVAYGDPVLRKVAKDIPEDYPKLDELVANMFETMYHAYGVGLAAPQVGLPLRLFVIDASAFAEDEDLSNEEREMLKGFKKVFINPTILEETGKEWAFNEGCLSIPDIREDITRNADIKIEYLDADLKKHTETFSGLAARVIQHEYDHIEGVLFTDKLSSLKKRLLKGKLANISKGKIRVDYKMRFPDAKKAR; encoded by the coding sequence ATGATATTACCAATTGTAGCCTACGGTGATCCGGTTTTGAGAAAAGTAGCCAAGGATATTCCGGAAGATTATCCAAAATTGGATGAGCTTGTCGCGAATATGTTTGAGACTATGTATCATGCTTATGGAGTGGGTTTAGCCGCTCCGCAAGTAGGCTTGCCATTGCGTCTTTTTGTTATCGATGCTTCTGCCTTCGCAGAAGACGAAGACCTTTCTAACGAGGAAAGAGAGATGCTAAAAGGCTTCAAAAAAGTTTTTATTAACCCAACTATATTGGAAGAAACTGGAAAGGAATGGGCCTTCAACGAAGGGTGCTTGAGTATTCCAGACATCCGTGAGGATATTACCAGAAATGCCGATATAAAAATTGAATACCTGGATGCCGATTTAAAAAAGCACACCGAAACTTTTAGTGGTTTGGCGGCACGGGTAATTCAGCATGAATACGACCATATTGAAGGTGTCTTATTTACCGACAAGCTTTCCAGTTTAAAAAAGCGACTACTTAAAGGTAAGCTTGCCAATATTTCCAAAGGAAAAATACGAGTAGATTATAAAATGCGTTTTCCAGATGCTAAAAAAGCACGTTAA
- the ruvX gene encoding Holliday junction resolvase RuvX, with translation MSRILAIDFGEKRTGIAVTDELQIIASGLTTVATGDLISFLKEYTAKEKVELILIGQPKRMNNEFSDVETVILKFIDKISAEIPTIPIKRVDERFTSKIAFQSMIDSGVKKKQRRNKELLDEVSATVILQSYLYGKQ, from the coding sequence ATGAGTAGGATTCTAGCTATAGATTTTGGTGAAAAAAGAACAGGAATTGCGGTAACGGATGAGCTTCAAATAATAGCATCTGGTTTAACGACGGTGGCTACAGGAGATCTTATTTCTTTTTTGAAAGAGTATACAGCCAAGGAAAAAGTAGAACTAATTCTTATCGGGCAGCCGAAAAGAATGAACAACGAATTCTCTGACGTAGAAACCGTAATTTTAAAATTTATCGACAAAATTTCGGCTGAAATCCCAACCATACCCATAAAAAGGGTAGACGAGCGGTTTACTTCTAAAATTGCTTTTCAAAGTATGATTGATAGTGGGGTAAAGAAAAAGCAACGAAGAAATAAAGAGTTGCTCGATGAAGTGAGTGCCACGGTAATCTTACAATCTTATTTATACGGAAAGCAATAA
- a CDS encoding T9SS type A sorting domain-containing protein: MRITLILCLLMQFVYSATGDNSKSFVPHTKSMTTNHFSPENSSWSLERMLMLYTPDVISDDSLKVYPNPVNRRDNLNVSMTEIGKKRLAFYDITGKMVKVIETERTSFSFSVQDLGTGVYILNVSAPNFQTTKKVIVK; the protein is encoded by the coding sequence ATGAGAATTACCCTAATCTTATGCTTATTAATGCAGTTTGTTTACTCGGCAACGGGAGACAACTCAAAATCTTTTGTGCCCCACACAAAATCTATGACCACGAACCATTTCAGTCCAGAAAATTCTTCTTGGAGTTTGGAGCGTATGTTAATGCTCTATACCCCCGATGTCATTTCAGACGATTCTTTAAAAGTGTACCCTAACCCTGTAAACAGGCGAGACAATTTAAATGTGTCTATGACCGAAATCGGTAAAAAGCGTTTGGCATTTTACGATATTACAGGTAAAATGGTAAAGGTTATAGAAACAGAACGTACATCTTTCTCTTTTAGTGTGCAAGATTTGGGAACTGGTGTGTATATTTTAAACGTCAGTGCCCCTAATTTTCAAACAACAAAGAAGGTAATCGTGAAGTAG